The DNA segment GGTTTGTATCTGTGGGAACACGGCGGAGACTCGGAGAAAGCGGCGGAGCATTTTGTTCTGTCGGCGAAGCTAAACCCGGACAATGCGGATGCCTTCAAGTACTTAGGGCATTACTACTCTCGTGTGACGCTTGATCACAACCGAGCTGCCAAGTGTTACCAGAGAGCAGTGCTGCTGAACGTTAATGACTCTGAGTCTGGAGAGGCTTTGTGTGATTTGTTGGATGGGCAAGGGAAAGAGATTTTGGAAGTTGCGGTTTGTCGTGACGCTTCTGAGAAGTCTCCCAAGGCTTTCTGGGCTTTTTGTAGATTGGGTTACATTCAGGTTTGTgaaagttttgaacttttgattTCTTGAATTGCTGAATCTATGGGTTTGGATTGTGTTGTGTTGGCAGCTTCATCAGAAGAAGTGGTCTGAAGCTGTTCAGAGTCTTCAACATGCTATTAGAGGTTATCCTACAGTGTCTGACCTATGGGAAGTAATAGTCCTTTGCTCTATCTCCTGAGTTTAGTTACTTAAAATCTGTTTTTGACAAGaatctttttttctcttgtgTCTGTTGTTGCAGGCTCTGGGGCTTGCTTACCAGCGACTTGGAATGTTTACTGCTGCTATCAAGGTAAGAACAAGCTGCTTCCATTTTGGACTTTTATGGTTAGTTCTGTTGTGACCTTAGCTGTCAATGTATACAACAGGCGTATGGGCGTGCCATTGAATTAGATGAGACCAAGATTTTTGCATTAGTGGAGAGTGCAAACATCTTTTTGATGCTTGGTTCATATAGAAAGGTAGCTACCTCTCTTCATACTGACTTCattagagagtttttttttgtgtggctCTCAAAGTCTGATATAGTATTTGTATAGGGTGTGGAGCTCTTTGAGCAAGCGCTGAAGATTTCACCTCAGAATATTTCTGTGCTCTATGGTCTTGCTTCTGGATTGCTTAGTTGGTCAAAGGAATGCATAGATTTGGGCGCATTTGGATGGGCTGCTTCGTTATTGGAGGTTAATAATAATACAAACCTCTTCTGATTATGTCATTCTCTCTGCGATAACAATTATTGTAAATCCACTGTAGGATGCTCGTAAAGCTGCAAAGGAAAGCACTGAACTGGCCAGCAACATGTCTTCTATATGGAAATTGCATGGAGATATCCAGGTACTGAGGCCTGTCTTGTCTTTTACGCATCAGCTTGTTGGTTTTgaatgtttgttttgtttcttgagCAGCTTACGTATGCAAGATGCTTTCCGTGGTCTGGTGGAACTGAAAACTCAGAAATCACTTTGAAGACATTTAATGATTCAATCCTTTCTTGGAGAAGCGCTTGTTACTCGGCTGCACTGTCAGCCAAATCTTCTTACCAGCGAGCTCTACACTTAGCCCCTTGGCAACCCAATCTCTATACTGACATAGCCATAACTTGTGATCTCGTTTCAAGCTTAACCGATGTTTCTGAAGCTTCAAGTTCTTGGTAAGATTGTTCTAAACGTTAGTCTTAGTTTTTTTGATGTGGACGCCCTTGTAATAACAGTCTACAATTCTATCAGGAAGCTACCAGAAAAGATGGCTCTGGGAGCGTTATTACTTGAATGCGACAACTCGGAGTTTTGGGTTGCTTTGGGTTGTATGTCTGATAACAGTGCTTTGAAACTACATGCTTTGATCCGGGCGTTGCATTTGGATGTATCTTTAGCCGTTGCTTGGGCTTTTATGGGCCAGGTATTGTTCCTTAACATCTTTGTCTTTCTTGTTTCACCTATGTTCATGATTACATAATCTTAGTTGCATTAAACAGATTTTCAGGGAATCAGATGAAATGAAACTGGCAAAGCAGGCTTTTGATTGTGCTAGAAGCATTGATCCTACACTAGCTCTACCTTGGGCCGGCTCAGCTGATACTTATGCTAGGTAGATCTTTTTTATGTGACAAATAATCCATTTTAGCTAAAAATTTTCCTCCGTAGACTAATTAAACACCTCAGGGAGTCAACATCAGATGAGGCTTTTGAGAGTTGTTTACGAGCTGCGCAGATATCACCTGTAAGTAGTGGTGCTTTAACTGTCATTTTAAAGTTCTTGTTAGTGTGATGATGGCTTTAACTAAGGTGTGAGATCTTCTGTCCAGCTTGCGGAGTACCAGGTTGGTTTGGCATGGCTTGCTTTGCtacaaggaagtatttcatctccGCAGGTATGAACACGCTATTGTTTTCATCTGAATGAGCTTTTAAGTAACAGACTCTCTTGAAACTGTGTTGCAGATTTTTGCTTGCATTGACCAGGCGGTGCAGCGGACCCCTGACTACCCTGAATCCCATAACCTCCACGGGCTAGTCTGCGAGGCAAGACATAACTATCATACTGCCATTGCTTCATACAGACTAGCACTCGCTGCAATGAGTGTTTGCCCAGACAGTTCAGTGAAATCTCATGCAGGAAAAATATCTATCAACTTGGTCAGGTCACTCAGCAAGGTGAGATCCACCTACAATTCAACAATCAATAGAAATGCTGCTTAATACTCATTCAAAGTATGTGTGTTTTGCAGGCAGGACGATTCAAAGAATCTGTCAAGGAATGCGCAAATCTGAAGTCAAAAGGTTTGCTTGATGCTGGAGCCTTGCAAATCTACGCCTTTTCTCTGTGGAAGATTGGTGAGAATGATTCGGCTCTCTCAGTGGTTCGGGAGCTGGCTGGTAGGATCTCCACAATGGAAAAAACCTCAATAGCTTTCCCAATCAGCTTCATCTGTAGTCTGCTTTACTGCATATCTGGACTGGATTCTGCCATCACCAGCATCCAGAAAATGCCCAAAGATTTCTTCCAGAGTTCGAAAATCAGCTTCATAGTATCTGCCATCCATGCTCTTGATCAAAGCGATAGACTTCAGTCGATTGTTGCAAGCACTCGTAGCTATATAACTTCGCAAGAAGAGATAGCTGCGATGCACTATTTGATAGCACTCAGCAAACTGGTGAGCCTTTTTGATCTTGGTTCGTTTTGGAATGCTTTTATATTGACGCCACTGTGGATATTACAGCTGAAAACTGGAGAAGGAGAGTTCCTCGGATTTGAGAAGGGGATTGCCCACCTCAGGAAAGCTCTGCATATGTATCCTCATAGTAATTTGTTAAGGTGGGTGTTTAATCAGTACCAAGAGGGTTACATGACCGCTGATCAATCACTCTATGTTTTAATTGTGTAATGATATGTTATTAGGAACCTGCTTGGATATATTTTGTTAGCTGGTGAAGGAACCAAAGAAGTCTGCGCTGCTAGTAGATGCTGTATCATAAACGTCTCCGAGTGTGGAAACAAGGAAGGTCTGAAGTCCGCGTTGGAGGTCCTTGGTGGAGGATCGGTTGCTTGCAATGTAATCGGCAACACTGCTCCGAGGTTCTCTTTTCCAACGTGCCATTGTCAGAGTCTGAACGCTCCTGTTGTCGTTGTGGAACTCCAAAGGTATTTTGAGAATCTTTCTACAATCATTTTAGCGTTTTCAAGATTTTGTGAACTGATCCAATCTCATTGCAGATTCTTGCATCAAGAGCCTTGGAACAGCGATGTGAGATACTTGCTGATTCTCAATCTCACTCAGAAGGCTCGTGAGCAGAGGTTCCCTAGACAGCTTTGTAATGCTATTGAGCGTTTAATCTCTGTGGCACTCTCTGATGAGGCGTCTGAATATCAAAAGTTCCAGCTTCTGCTTTGTGCCTCTGAGATCAGTATGCAAAAGGGAAACACAGCAGAGTCTATTGACTATGCTCGAAAGGCTTCTTCCCTTTCCCTTCCACGTAGCTACCTGTTTCTATCACATTTGCAGCTTTGCCGTGTCTATGCATCAAAGGGAAGCACCAGAGACATGCAAGAGGAGTACAGAGCGTGTCTGGAGCTCAAGACTGACTCAAACATTGGTTGGATCTGCTTGAAGCTCATAGAATCTCAGTTTGATCTGGAGGCTGACGCTAACCTCTTAGAGATGATGAGCCTACAAGAAAGCCCGAACCAGAAGAATCATTCATGGAAAGAGTGGATGGCTGTTTACAGTCTAGCTCTTGGCTTAGTTTCTTCCGGGAAAAAAGACTTTACCTCAGCAGAGGAGTTTCTTGCGCAAGCTTGCTCGTTGGGTGATAAAGAGAGTTGTCTACTTCTCTGCCATGGTGCTGTCTGCATGGAGCTGGCTAGACAGTCTAACGACTCGCATTTCCTCTCGCTAGCTGTGACGAGTCTAAGCAAAGTTCAAGCGAGTTCCTTAACTCCTTTGCCTATTGTGTATGCTTTATTGGCTCAAGCACATGGGAGTCTTGGCTCTAAAGAGAAATGGAAGAAGAATCTTCGTCTTGAATGGTTCTGCTGGCCACCAGGTACTACTGAATGAAAGACTGTTTTCTTCATTCTGACTTTCGACACAACtgaacatgtttttattttatttttggacaGAGATGAGACCCGCAGAGGTTTACTTCCGGATGCATATACTTGCAAGAGAATCAGAAGACACTTCAGGGATTGAAAACTGTCAAACCCCTGAGAAATGGGTGCTTAGGGCGATTCACACTAACCCTTCTTGTATGAGATACTGGAACGTCTTGGATAAGCTTGTTCAATATCCCATTAGCTAAGAACCAGAACAGTGAAGAGCAGAACAGttctgttatattttttttcctgttGCAGATGCTTTGACATTTAGTGTTTTGTGAATGAGAAACACACTGAATAGGATTCAtgcagtttcttcttctttataacATGagcagtgttctaaaaatcggtttagTCGATAAATCGGATCTAAACAAatgattttttcaaaacaattttttttaacaaaatttgatCTTTGTGCTTAAAAAATCGGTTTAGGTGTCCGCCTAATCGAATTTTTGAACAATTGAGTTTATTACTTGGAAagccatatatatatttacagcCAACTGCTTTCAGcaatcaaacaaagaaagaaacaaagccACAAACAACATTGGATGGGCTGATACCTCAACGCATCATCATAAGCACAAACTCATCAAAGCTCAAAACTCCATCAGCATTAAGATCAAAAGCTTTGATCATGACTACACAATCATCAGTGGTTCTAGACTCACCAAGCTTCATCAGCATCATCTTCAAGCTTCTTGGAGTAATGCAATCTTCTCCCTCAGCAATGTACATTCTAAACGCTTCCATTATCTTGCTCTTCTGCTCTTCCTCTGTAAACTCATCACCCCCTTTGAGTAACTGAGCAAACTCCTCAAAATCCAGCATCCCATCTCCGTCTAAATCAGAGAGTTTAACCGCGGCTTCGGCTTCTTCATCAGAGAGTTGCTCTCCCAGTGTCTTGAAACTCTTCTTAAGCTCCTCTGCCGAGATTCTACCGTCTCGGTTTGCATCCATGTATGCAAAGACAGCCGCCAAGTCTTTGTTCTTGTCCTCACCGTTGATGTCTGAGGAGAGTCGCTCGCAGAGTTTAATGAAAGATGAAGATAACTGACGTTGAGTGTTCTTCATCATGACaagttctcttcttcttttgttaacTATTTAACAGTTTGATGAGAAGACGGTCTAAATggtttctctatatatataaatgtttcaAGTTTCga comes from the Brassica napus cultivar Da-Ae chromosome A7, Da-Ae, whole genome shotgun sequence genome and includes:
- the LOC106421669 gene encoding tetratricopeptide repeat protein SKI3; protein product: MELEQLEKSVETNPDDPSLQFELGLYLWEHGGDSEKAAEHFVLSAKLNPDNADAFKYLGHYYSRVTLDHNRAAKCYQRAVLLNVNDSESGEALCDLLDGQGKEILEVAVCRDASEKSPKAFWAFCRLGYIQLHQKKWSEAVQSLQHAIRGYPTVSDLWEALGLAYQRLGMFTAAIKAYGRAIELDETKIFALVESANIFLMLGSYRKGVELFEQALKISPQNISVLYGLASGLLSWSKECIDLGAFGWAASLLEDARKAAKESTELASNMSSIWKLHGDIQLTYARCFPWSGGTENSEITLKTFNDSILSWRSACYSAALSAKSSYQRALHLAPWQPNLYTDIAITCDLVSSLTDVSEASSSWKLPEKMALGALLLECDNSEFWVALGCMSDNSALKLHALIRALHLDVSLAVAWAFMGQIFRESDEMKLAKQAFDCARSIDPTLALPWAGSADTYARESTSDEAFESCLRAAQISPLAEYQVGLAWLALLQGSISSPQIFACIDQAVQRTPDYPESHNLHGLVCEARHNYHTAIASYRLALAAMSVCPDSSVKSHAGKISINLVRSLSKAGRFKESVKECANLKSKGLLDAGALQIYAFSLWKIGENDSALSVVRELAGRISTMEKTSIAFPISFICSLLYCISGLDSAITSIQKMPKDFFQSSKISFIVSAIHALDQSDRLQSIVASTRSYITSQEEIAAMHYLIALSKLLKTGEGEFLGFEKGIAHLRKALHMYPHSNLLRNLLGYILLAGEGTKEVCAASRCCIINVSECGNKEGLKSALEVLGGGSVACNVIGNTAPRFSFPTCHCQSLNAPVVVVELQRFLHQEPWNSDVRYLLILNLTQKAREQRFPRQLCNAIERLISVALSDEASEYQKFQLLLCASEISMQKGNTAESIDYARKASSLSLPRSYLFLSHLQLCRVYASKGSTRDMQEEYRACLELKTDSNIGWICLKLIESQFDLEADANLLEMMSLQESPNQKNHSWKEWMAVYSLALGLVSSGKKDFTSAEEFLAQACSLGDKESCLLLCHGAVCMELARQSNDSHFLSLAVTSLSKVQASSLTPLPIVYALLAQAHGSLGSKEKWKKNLRLEWFCWPPEMRPAEVYFRMHILARESEDTSGIENCQTPEKWVLRAIHTNPSCMRYWNVLDKLVQYPIS
- the LOC106421597 gene encoding calcium-binding protein CML39-like — its product is MMKNTQRQLSSSFIKLCERLSSDINGEDKNKDLAAVFAYMDANRDGRISAEELKKSFKTLGEQLSDEEAEAAVKLSDLDGDGMLDFEEFAQLLKGGDEFTEEEQKSKIMEAFRMYIAEGEDCITPRSLKMMLMKLGESRTTDDCVVMIKAFDLNADGVLSFDEFVLMMMR